The DNA region CCGAGTTCTACCGGTATAACCCAGTAGCTGGAAGATGGGACACCCTGCCAGAGGTGCCGTATGGTGGGAACGCCAAGAAGTACGACAAAGGCTCGTTCCTAGTGTATGACGGTGTGAACTATATCTATGCGCACCAGTCAAAGTACTACGACAAGACCCAGGAGAACCCGCACCACTACATGTTCAAATATGACGTGGCAGCCGACTCCTGGTACAAGACTGCACTACCGGGCATGCCGGTGTATGGGCTTGAAGGTGGCAGGATAAAGAAGAAGAAGTCAGCGGATGGCGCTGCCGGCGTGTGGTACGGAGGTAATCTGTATGCGCTCAAAGGCGGCAACACGCAAGGCTTCTTCAAGTACTTCCCTGGAGCTGACACCTGGCATCAGCTTGACACCGTGCCTGGGAACGGGTCATTTGGTAAGAAGAAGCGGGTGAAGTCAGGTGGTGACCTAGTAGCCTATGGTGGCGGAGCATTCTTTGCCCTGAAGGGCAACAAGTGCTACGAACTGTGGCGGTACTTTGAGCCGGCAGGAACCTGTGGCTCTCCGCTTGCGGCTAACCGCTCTGGAGTTCAGACCGGATTCAAAGCCGAGCGGTCAGGGTTCAGGGTCTCACCGAACCCACTTGCGAACGGTTGGGCCGTGCTGCGCTACAGCCTGCCCAAGCCTGGGCCGGTTGTTGTCACGGTGTTTGATGTTGCTGGCCGGGCAGTCCAGCAGCAGATGCTGGCCGCAAACCGTGCTGGTGCGGTTGCGCTAGACCTACGCAAGCTAGCGTCTGGCGTGTACCTTGTCCGGCTTGATGCCAGTGACCTGACCCAGACCCAGAAGCTCGTAGTACAGAAGTAGACTGATCGGTCGGATCAGACAGATCCGACTCTCAACGCCGGGGCGGCCCAAGACCGCCCCGGCTAGCTATCTATTGCATCGGCGCATCATTGCTCCTAACGTTGCTTGTGCGTCCGGCTTGCGGTAACGCGAGAACCAAAGATGGCACCGAGCGCACAACCCCTGGCTAGTCATGCGGTTGTAAGGGTGGGAAATGATGCTGGTGTTCGGGTATTCGGCCGGTAGGTAGTGTGTAAGGCGACCTGGGGGACTGTCCCGGGGACAGTCCCCCAGGTAGATCCAGATGCAGCCCCGGGGTCAAACCCGGAGTCCATTCAAGAGCTTGTGGCTCAAGTTGTTAGCCAGGCGAGTCGGGGGTAAG from candidate division WOR-3 bacterium includes:
- a CDS encoding T9SS type A sorting domain-containing protein, whose protein sequence is EFYRYNPVAGRWDTLPEVPYGGNAKKYDKGSFLVYDGVNYIYAHQSKYYDKTQENPHHYMFKYDVAADSWYKTALPGMPVYGLEGGRIKKKKSADGAAGVWYGGNLYALKGGNTQGFFKYFPGADTWHQLDTVPGNGSFGKKKRVKSGGDLVAYGGGAFFALKGNKCYELWRYFEPAGTCGSPLAANRSGVQTGFKAERSGFRVSPNPLANGWAVLRYSLPKPGPVVVTVFDVAGRAVQQQMLAANRAGAVALDLRKLASGVYLVRLDASDLTQTQKLVVQK